A DNA window from Arachis hypogaea cultivar Tifrunner chromosome 18, arahy.Tifrunner.gnm2.J5K5, whole genome shotgun sequence contains the following coding sequences:
- the LOC112770409 gene encoding lectin, which translates to MGVSFNLHKFVPNNSKEIKFQGDATITDHNVIRLTNLDSDGNPLGNRVGRVLFSDPVHLYDHSGFRAGFETTFVFRISKPYNSEFAPGPGDGLAFFIANSNTEIPPESSGKFLGLFNDASDKIVAVEFDTFSNFEIGDPSYPHIGININSIRSSAVGYWNWHDGAVTTAKITYNSALKRITVSVSTYLDNQPDTLTYDVDLSTKLPEKVAVGLSASTGQYSQNTEILSWTFKSN; encoded by the coding sequence ATGGGTGTCTCATTTAACTTGCACAAATTTGTTCCTAATAACTCCAAGGAGATCAAATTCCAAGGAGATGCAACCATTACCGATCACAATGTCATTCGACTCACCAACTTGGACAGCGATGGCAACCCACTAGGAAACAGAGTTGGCCGAGTTTTGTTCTCTGACCCTGTGCACCTGTACGACCACAGTGGTTTCCGAGCAGGCTTTGAAACTACCTTCGTCTTTCGCATCTCAAAACCTTACAATAGTGAATTTGCTCCCGGACCTGGTGACGGTCTTGCCTTCTTCATTGCTAATTCCAACACTGAAATTCCACCTGAATCTTCTGGGAAGTTTCTCGGCCTCTTTAACGATGCATCTGACAAGATTGTTGCTGTTGAATTTGATACCTTTTCCAATTTCGAGATTGGGGATCCTAGTTATCCCCACATCGGAATTAATATCAACTCTATCAGGTCATCAGCTGTTGGTTACTGGAACTGGCATGATGGAGCTGTAACCACTGCAAAGATAACATATAACTCTGCCCTTAAGAGGATAACCGTCAGTGTTTCTACATATCTCGACAACCAACCTGACACTCTTACTTACGACGTCGACTTGAGCactaagcttcctgaaaaggttGCGGTAGGGCTATCTGCTTCTACTGGGCAATACTCGCAAAATACTGAGATCCTATCTTGGACTTTTAAGTCCAACTGA